One region of Streptococcus parasanguinis genomic DNA includes:
- a CDS encoding DUF1697 domain-containing protein, which produces MTRFALLVRGINVGGKNKVVMAELRKELQTIGLDGVETYINSGNIFFESAASKAELVDLLGHFFRDHYPFIQSFSLFSAEDYAQDLAALPAWWQEDLARKDVLFYTEGLDQDAVWELVSSFSLGDEIIHRGNLGIYWGKYSEETYTKTTYHRQVLKMPDYRLLTIRNANTFDKIGQFLRKS; this is translated from the coding sequence ATGACACGCTTCGCTCTCCTCGTAAGAGGGATCAATGTTGGCGGGAAAAACAAGGTCGTGATGGCAGAGCTTCGAAAGGAGCTTCAAACGATCGGGCTGGATGGGGTAGAGACCTACATCAATAGTGGCAATATCTTCTTTGAATCTGCTGCTTCTAAAGCAGAATTGGTAGATTTGCTGGGACATTTCTTTCGTGATCACTACCCCTTTATCCAGTCTTTTTCTCTCTTTTCAGCTGAGGACTATGCGCAAGATCTCGCTGCTCTACCAGCCTGGTGGCAGGAGGATCTGGCCCGCAAGGATGTTCTTTTTTACACAGAAGGCCTTGATCAGGATGCTGTCTGGGAGCTGGTCTCCTCTTTTTCACTCGGTGATGAAATCATCCATCGTGGGAATCTAGGGATCTACTGGGGCAAATACTCAGAAGAGACCTATACAAAGACAACTTACCACAGACAAGTCCTCAAGATGCCAGATTACCGTCTGTTGACCATTCGCAATGCCAATACATTTGACAAAATTGGCCAATTTTTAAGGAAATCATAA